A window from bacterium encodes these proteins:
- the ubiE gene encoding bifunctional demethylmenaquinone methyltransferase/2-methoxy-6-polyprenyl-1,4-benzoquinol methylase UbiE encodes MAAEKSADEALEKTRAIRAMFGAIAPTYDTLNRLLSFGVDAGWRRKMVARLPEGRGLSVLDLACGTGDVAIEIVRSRPQATVFGGDITLPMIIAGLPKVKKHRMEDAITFQALSAEELPYRDGYFDAVTIAFGIRNVVRREVALREMARVLKPGGTALILDFSMPPNPLVRAFYGFYFHRVLPLMGGLVSGNFEAYRYLPRSVEGFPPREVFAKMMSGAGFTGVTYTDFTFGVATLYQGEKG; translated from the coding sequence ATGGCGGCGGAAAAGAGCGCGGACGAGGCCCTTGAAAAAACCCGCGCGATAAGGGCGATGTTCGGGGCCATAGCCCCCACCTACGACACCCTCAACCGCCTCCTCAGCTTCGGGGTGGACGCGGGCTGGCGAAGGAAGATGGTCGCGCGCCTGCCGGAGGGAAGGGGTCTTTCCGTCCTCGATCTCGCCTGCGGCACCGGCGACGTGGCGATAGAGATAGTGCGCTCGCGCCCCCAAGCGACGGTCTTCGGCGGCGACATCACCCTTCCGATGATTATCGCGGGGCTTCCCAAGGTCAAGAAGCACCGTATGGAGGACGCGATCACCTTTCAGGCGCTCTCCGCCGAGGAGCTGCCCTACCGCGACGGCTATTTCGACGCGGTGACGATAGCCTTCGGCATAAGGAACGTGGTTAGGCGGGAGGTCGCGCTACGCGAGATGGCGAGGGTCTTAAAACCCGGCGGCACCGCACTGATACTCGATTTTTCAATGCCCCCGAACCCTCTCGTCCGCGCCTTCTACGGCTTTTACTTCCACCGAGTCCTCCCCCTCATGGGAGGGCTCGTCTCCGGCAACTTCGAGGCCTACCGCTACCTCCCCAGAAGCGTCGAGGGCTTCCCCCCGAGGGAGGTTTTCGCGAAGATGATGTCCGGCGCCGGGTTCACCGGGGTCACTTATACGGACTTTACCTTCGGCGTCGCGACGCTGTATCAGGGGGAGAAGGGGTAA
- a CDS encoding site-specific DNA-methyltransferase, translating into MCGEKNRYQPGRVRDAIRQVLDINGKSLSVKEIEENVAQIIGPTPSSSVRSYLRLNTPDLFLRESRGLYTLRRKEPENELDIVASGKGQEPFKSGKTILFNSDCFQWMKQRDDNSIHAVVTDPPYGLHEYSAEQQLKLRSGKGGVWRIPPSFDGHTRSPLPRFTTLTHKQLEEIRSFFFLWARLLLPKLVPGAHVVVASNPLVSYIVSGALADAGLERRGEIIRLTMTMRGGDRPKDAHIEFEEISVMPRSMWEPWVVFRKPVDGRIQDNLRKWKTGGFRRPGKDKPFGDVIESGPTRKAERNIAPHPSLKPQAFLRQLLRAVLPLGEGVILDPFAGAGSTLAAAEAVGYASIGVEKDEHYFNMAREAIPKLTSYRCNGQL; encoded by the coding sequence ATGTGCGGAGAGAAGAACAGATACCAACCCGGGCGAGTAAGGGACGCAATCAGGCAGGTTTTGGATATTAACGGAAAATCATTGTCGGTTAAGGAAATCGAGGAAAATGTAGCGCAGATTATCGGACCGACACCATCTTCCTCGGTTCGGTCTTACCTTCGTCTGAACACCCCCGACCTTTTTCTCCGGGAGTCTCGTGGCCTGTACACTTTGCGCAGAAAAGAGCCGGAAAACGAACTCGATATCGTTGCGAGCGGTAAGGGGCAGGAACCTTTCAAATCCGGGAAAACCATCCTTTTTAACTCTGACTGTTTTCAATGGATGAAACAACGAGACGATAACAGCATTCACGCCGTTGTTACTGACCCGCCTTACGGGCTTCACGAGTACTCGGCGGAGCAACAATTAAAACTTCGCAGCGGGAAAGGCGGTGTCTGGCGGATACCCCCATCTTTCGATGGTCACACCAGATCCCCCTTGCCCCGCTTTACCACGCTGACCCATAAACAGCTTGAGGAAATAAGGTCTTTTTTCTTTCTGTGGGCGCGATTGCTTTTGCCTAAACTGGTTCCCGGGGCACATGTTGTCGTAGCCTCAAATCCCCTCGTATCATACATTGTCTCCGGCGCTCTTGCAGATGCGGGATTGGAAAGGCGAGGCGAAATTATACGTCTGACAATGACAATGCGAGGCGGAGACCGTCCAAAAGACGCACATATAGAGTTTGAAGAAATCAGCGTGATGCCGCGATCAATGTGGGAACCGTGGGTTGTTTTCCGTAAGCCTGTTGATGGCAGGATTCAGGATAATTTGCGCAAGTGGAAGACGGGCGGGTTCCGTCGCCCCGGCAAAGACAAGCCTTTCGGTGACGTTATCGAATCTGGTCCGACAAGAAAAGCCGAACGCAATATTGCTCCGCATCCCAGCCTTAAGCCACAAGCTTTCTTGCGTCAATTGTTGCGGGCTGTGTTGCCATTGGGAGAAGGGGTTATCCTGGACCCATTTGCGGGCGCAGGATCGACGTTAGCCGCTGCGGAAGCTGTCGGATACGCGAGCATCGGGGTGGAAAAAGACGAGCATTACTTTAACATGGCCCGTGAGGCCATACCCAAATTGACCTCTTATCGCTGCAACGGCCAGTTATAG
- the plsY gene encoding glycerol-3-phosphate 1-O-acyltransferase: protein MRIFYWIAAAYLIGAIPFGIIFSLIMAGIDPRASGSGNIGATNVLRTIGKKAGLFTLIADLLKGALPVWAASVFLKEPHGVALVGFAAFAGHLFPIYLGFRGGKGVATGAGVMLVASPATLAVSTMVFALLLAWKKIVSLGSIFASIIMPLAAYLLGEPEYTIQLAGALATLTILKHRSNILRLVKGVEPRIVPWARGKG, encoded by the coding sequence ATGCGGATTTTTTACTGGATAGCCGCCGCCTACCTCATCGGCGCAATACCCTTCGGGATAATTTTCTCGCTGATTATGGCGGGAATCGACCCCCGCGCCTCGGGTTCCGGAAATATCGGCGCTACCAACGTGCTCCGCACCATCGGCAAAAAAGCGGGGCTTTTCACCCTTATCGCCGACCTCCTGAAGGGCGCGCTCCCCGTCTGGGCCGCCTCCGTCTTCCTGAAAGAGCCCCACGGCGTGGCGCTGGTGGGGTTTGCGGCCTTCGCGGGCCATCTCTTTCCGATATATCTCGGCTTTCGCGGAGGGAAGGGGGTCGCCACGGGCGCGGGGGTCATGCTTGTCGCCTCCCCCGCCACCCTCGCGGTTTCGACGATGGTTTTCGCCCTCCTCCTCGCGTGGAAGAAGATTGTCAGCCTCGGCAGCATCTTCGCCTCGATTATAATGCCGCTCGCGGCCTACCTCCTCGGCGAGCCGGAGTATACAATTCAGCTTGCCGGGGCGCTCGCGACGTTGACGATTCTGAAGCACAGGTCTAATATCCTTCGCCTTGTAAAGGGTGTCGAACCGCGGATAGTTCCGTGGGCGAGGGGCAAGGGATGA
- the thiS gene encoding sulfur carrier protein ThiS, giving the protein MLQILPSALFNNEVVVEIIVNGKKAECGEGKTVCELLSGLCVAPERTVVELRGEILSRELFAETVLCEGDKIEIIRFVGGG; this is encoded by the coding sequence ATGCTTCAAATCTTACCGTCGGCGCTTTTCAATAATGAGGTTGTTGTGGAAATCATAGTCAACGGCAAGAAGGCCGAGTGCGGGGAGGGGAAGACGGTCTGCGAACTGCTTTCTGGCCTTTGCGTCGCTCCCGAGCGGACGGTCGTCGAACTTCGCGGCGAGATACTGTCCAGAGAACTGTTCGCCGAAACGGTCCTTTGCGAAGGCGACAAAATCGAAATAATACGCTTCGTGGGAGGCGGCTGA
- a CDS encoding molybdenum cofactor guanylyltransferase, which translates to MKETIALAAILTGGQAKRMGGEKHLAQIGGHPLVELVYKAVSPLAEETVCVGEGAQLDRFGVKVLPDLFPGADSLGGIATALDYAWKKSGPDSLVLCVGCDMPFIRSGMVEALALLAHGHDGAVPRFAKGYEPLLAVYRARVFKDAFRLITEKNLRISDLFKKIDAFEMDELTAREVDPLLRSFLNVNFPEDLRAARLLAVGEKKEGRRRY; encoded by the coding sequence TTGAAGGAGACGATCGCCCTTGCCGCCATACTCACCGGCGGGCAGGCCAAAAGGATGGGCGGGGAAAAGCACCTCGCGCAGATCGGCGGCCACCCCCTCGTCGAACTGGTCTACAAGGCCGTAAGCCCCCTCGCCGAAGAGACCGTCTGCGTCGGCGAAGGCGCGCAGCTTGACAGATTCGGCGTCAAAGTTCTCCCCGACCTCTTCCCCGGAGCCGACTCCCTCGGCGGCATCGCCACCGCGCTCGACTACGCCTGGAAAAAGTCAGGCCCCGACAGCCTCGTCCTCTGCGTCGGGTGCGACATGCCCTTCATCCGCAGCGGCATGGTAGAGGCTCTCGCCCTCCTCGCCCACGGCCACGACGGGGCCGTACCCAGATTCGCCAAGGGTTACGAACCCCTCCTCGCCGTCTACCGCGCCCGTGTCTTCAAGGATGCGTTTCGGCTCATCACCGAAAAAAACCTCCGCATCAGCGACCTCTTCAAGAAGATAGACGCCTTCGAGATGGACGAGCTCACCGCCCGCGAAGTCGACCCCCTCCTGCGCTCCTTCCTCAACGTCAACTTCCCCGAAGACCTACGCGCCGCCCGCCTCCTCGCCGTAGGGGAAAAGAAAGAAGGGAGAAGGAGGTATTAA
- a CDS encoding L-seryl-tRNA(Sec) selenium transferase translates to MTKSDKLRKIPAVEKVLQTPALLGLAGEREIPRTVLIRAVRETLEELRKSALAGGKIDTNLDAVAGLCALRAEKLNIPAMRRVINAAGIVLHTNLGRAPLAKAAIEAMKEAAGYCNLEYDLEKGSRGHRHDLVAGLLGELTGAEAALVVNNNAAAVLLVLGALARGREVIVSRGELVEIGGAFRIPEVMAQSGAVLREVGSTNKTRLADYEAAIGPDTAMLLKVHTSNYRVLGFTEEVTLENMTALGKKYGLITANDLGSGLFFDVGATGGDFEPSVFDTVATGADIVTFSGDKLLGGPQAGIIVGSEAAVGACRKHPLMRALRPDKVTLAALEATLRLYRDPERAKREIPALRMMLASEGELKTAAERIAVAVRGFAPRGVEVSVISETSEAGGGSLPLACFPTWAVAIELQGGGISKLEETLRRGSPPVIARVKEDALLIDPRTLLPGEEEEVIKALEPALNGGGAAL, encoded by the coding sequence ATGACAAAGAGCGACAAGCTGCGAAAAATTCCCGCCGTCGAAAAGGTTTTGCAGACTCCTGCGCTGCTTGGCCTCGCCGGTGAGCGCGAAATTCCCCGCACGGTTTTGATCCGCGCCGTAAGGGAGACTCTGGAGGAACTGCGCAAATCCGCGCTGGCCGGGGGGAAGATCGATACTAATCTCGACGCCGTGGCCGGGCTCTGCGCCCTGCGCGCCGAAAAACTGAACATTCCCGCCATGCGCCGGGTAATCAACGCCGCCGGGATCGTCCTCCACACTAACCTCGGAAGAGCGCCTCTGGCAAAAGCCGCGATAGAGGCGATGAAGGAGGCGGCGGGATACTGCAACCTCGAATACGACCTCGAAAAGGGGTCGAGGGGCCACCGCCACGACCTCGTCGCCGGGCTCCTTGGCGAGCTTACGGGGGCCGAGGCCGCGCTAGTCGTGAACAACAACGCGGCGGCGGTTCTGCTGGTTCTCGGCGCTCTCGCCCGGGGCAGGGAAGTGATAGTCAGCAGGGGTGAACTGGTCGAGATAGGCGGGGCCTTCCGAATCCCGGAGGTAATGGCGCAAAGCGGCGCGGTGCTGCGTGAGGTCGGCTCCACCAACAAGACCCGGCTGGCCGACTACGAGGCCGCCATCGGGCCGGATACCGCCATGCTCCTCAAGGTCCACACCTCCAATTACCGCGTCCTCGGCTTCACCGAAGAGGTAACCCTCGAGAATATGACGGCGCTGGGGAAAAAATACGGGCTCATAACCGCTAACGACCTCGGGAGCGGCCTCTTTTTCGACGTCGGCGCGACCGGGGGAGACTTTGAGCCCTCCGTCTTCGACACGGTGGCCACCGGGGCCGACATCGTCACCTTCTCCGGCGACAAGCTCCTCGGCGGGCCTCAGGCGGGGATAATCGTCGGCAGCGAAGCGGCCGTGGGGGCCTGCCGGAAGCATCCCCTGATGAGGGCGCTCCGCCCCGATAAGGTCACCCTCGCCGCCCTCGAAGCCACCCTCCGTCTCTACCGCGACCCGGAGCGCGCGAAGCGCGAGATACCCGCGTTGCGTATGATGCTGGCCTCGGAGGGCGAGCTGAAAACCGCGGCGGAGAGGATTGCCGTAGCGGTGCGCGGATTCGCCCCAAGAGGCGTAGAGGTGAGCGTGATTTCTGAAACCTCCGAGGCCGGGGGCGGCTCCCTTCCGCTGGCCTGCTTCCCCACCTGGGCGGTGGCGATAGAGCTTCAGGGAGGGGGAATCTCCAAGCTCGAAGAAACCCTCCGCCGGGGCTCGCCGCCGGTAATCGCCCGCGTAAAGGAAGACGCCCTCCTCATCGACCCGAGGACCCTCCTGCCGGGAGAGGAAGAGGAAGTCATAAAAGCCCTCGAACCGGCCCTGAACGGCGGGGGAGCGGCGCTTTGA